The sequence CCGAGTACCGCTCGCACTTCTCCCTCTGGTCGGTCATGGCCGCGCCGCTGCTCATCGGCACCGATCTGCGCAAGGCCTCCCCGGCGACCTTCGACATCCTGGACAACAAGGAGGTCATCGCCGTCGACCAGGACCCGCTGGGCAGACAGGGCACGGTCGTGTCCTCGGGAGCCGGGCGGTGGGTCGTCGCCAAGGAGATGAAGGACGGCAGCCGCGCCGTCGCCCTGTTCAACGAGTCCGGCTCCGCCCAGCGGATCGCCACCACGGCCACGGCCGTCGGCCTCCCGGACGCCCCCGGCTACACCCTGCGCGACCTGTGGCAGCACCGCGGCTACAACACCGCGGGCACCATCGCCGCGACCGTTCCGGCCCACGGTACGGTCCTGCTGCGCGTCTCGGCCGACCCCGACTGGGCCACCCACCCGCCCGCCGTGGAACTCGGCCTGGACACGAGCCCGTTGCTGGAGGCCGGCACCCCGGCCGCGCTGACCAGCGCCGTCACCGACCTGGGCCGCACGGCCGCACGCCGGGTGTCCGTGTCGCTGACCGGCCCTGCCGGATGGAGCGTCCGGCCCACCTCGGCGACCACGGCCGCCGCCCTGCCCACGGGCGGGTCCCTGCGCACCGGCTGGAAGGTCACCGCTCCGACGGGGACGCCGGCGGGGTCGTACGGCCTCTCGCTCAAGGCGAGTTACCGCTCGCCCGCCGGCGAGAGCGTCGTCAGCACCCTCCCGCTGACCGCGACCGTCGTGCTGGCGCCGCCCACCGGGACGTCGTACCTCAGCGATCTGCCGTGGCTGTCGGCGACCAGCGGCTGGGGACCGGTCGAGCGCGACACCAGCAACGGGGAGAGCGACGCGGGCGACGGCCACCCGATCAGCCTGGGCGGCGTGGTGTACCCCAAGGGGCTGGGCGTACACGCCGAGAGCGAGGTCTCCTTCTACACCGGCAAGGCCTGCGAGAAGGTCACGGCCGATGTCGGCGTGGACGACGAGAAGGGCGCGAAGGGCACCGTCGCCTTCGAGATCTGGGCGGACGGCACCAAGGCCGCCTCGACCGGTGTGCTGACCAACGCACAGCCGGCCCAGCCGCTCACCGCCGATGTCACCGGCGCCCAGGTGGTCCGCCTCGTCGTCACCGACGGCGGCGACGGCATCGACTCGGACCACGCGGACTGGGCGGACGCCCGGCTCAGCTGCTGAGACGATTCCGAGGGGATTCGGGCGCCCGCCGGTGCCTCGCTCAGACCCCCGCCGCGGTCGCGTCCGGCCTGCGGGCCAGCGCGGCCGCGGCGGCGCCGACCAGGCCGGCGTCCGTGCCCATCTGCGCGGGCGCGACCGTCAGCCGCCGCACGAAGGACAGCGTCGCGTAGTCGGCGAGCGCCTTGCGCAGCGGCGTGAAGAGGATGTCGCCCGCGTTGCCGACGCCCCCGCCGATCACCGCGATGTCGATCTCCACCAGCGTCGCGGTGGCCGCGATCCCGGCGGCCAGGGCCTGCGCGGCCCGCTCGAAGGAGGCCACGGCGACCGGGTCGCCCCGCCGGGCCGCGGCGGCCACCGCGGCGGCGGAGGTGTCGCCGTCGGGGCCGGGCCGCCAGCCCTGCTCCAGGGCCCGGCGGGCGATGTTGGGGCCGCTCGCGATGCGCTCGACACAGCCGCGCGAGCCGCACGGGCACGGATCCCCGTCGAGATCGACGCTGATGTGCCCGATGTGCCCGGCGTTCCCGGTCGGGCCGGGATGCAGCTGCCCGCCCAGGACCAGGCCGCCGCCGACGCCGGTCGAGACCACCATGCACAGCGCGTTGTCGTGGCCGCGGGCGGCGCCCTGCCAGTGCTCGGCCGCCGTGATCGCCACGCCGTCGCCGATCAGCTCGACCGGCAGGCCGCCGGTGGCCGCGTGCACCCGGGCGACCAGCGGGAAGTCGCGCCAGCCCGGCACGTTCACCGGGCTCACGGTGCCCGCCGAGGCGTCCACCGGGCCCGCGCTGCCGATGCCGATCGAGGCGGCGCGTCCCCACAGGGGCGACCCGGCGAGATCGCCGAGCACCTCCTCGACGGCCCGCATGACCGTTTCGCCGTCCTGCTGTGCGGGCGTCGCACGCTGTGCGCGCGCCTGAATCCGTCCGTGACCGTCCACCAGCGCGCCGGCGATCTTGGTGCCGCCGATGTCCAGGGCCGCCACGAGGTCGGTGTACATCAGTGTCAGATCTCCCCGTCGAACATTGAGAACCAGAAAGAGGCCGCCGGTCAAGCGGTGGGGGCGCGGGCCGGAGACAGCGCTGGACAGTCTCTCGCGCATCTGACAACGTTGTCCAGGCTCTATGCTCGACGCCACATCCTCATACAAATCCAAGGGTCGTCGCACCACCTACGTGGAAATGACAGACGACAGGACAGGACAGCGCATCGT is a genomic window of Streptomyces griseochromogenes containing:
- a CDS encoding NPCBM/NEW2 domain-containing protein; this encodes MRHPHTRTIRRRAAGALAAGLLCAAGLAAPAVAAPVRPPAAAPSLADGLALTPPMGFNNWNSTHCGADFDEAMVKGIADLFVDKGLKDAGYRYVNLDDCWALPDRDANGKLVPDPARFPNGIKAVADYVHSKGLKLGIYTSAGIKTCNSAGFPGALGHEYSDARQFADWGVDYLKYDNCNNLGVDAKLRYRTMRDALKAASQATGRPIVYSICEWGENKPWEWASDVGHLWRTTGDISDSWGSMVSILKQNLPLAPYAGPGHWNDPDMLEVGNGGMTDTEYRSHFSLWSVMAAPLLIGTDLRKASPATFDILDNKEVIAVDQDPLGRQGTVVSSGAGRWVVAKEMKDGSRAVALFNESGSAQRIATTATAVGLPDAPGYTLRDLWQHRGYNTAGTIAATVPAHGTVLLRVSADPDWATHPPAVELGLDTSPLLEAGTPAALTSAVTDLGRTAARRVSVSLTGPAGWSVRPTSATTAAALPTGGSLRTGWKVTAPTGTPAGSYGLSLKASYRSPAGESVVSTLPLTATVVLAPPTGTSYLSDLPWLSATSGWGPVERDTSNGESDAGDGHPISLGGVVYPKGLGVHAESEVSFYTGKACEKVTADVGVDDEKGAKGTVAFEIWADGTKAASTGVLTNAQPAQPLTADVTGAQVVRLVVTDGGDGIDSDHADWADARLSC
- a CDS encoding ROK family protein produces the protein MYTDLVAALDIGGTKIAGALVDGHGRIQARAQRATPAQQDGETVMRAVEEVLGDLAGSPLWGRAASIGIGSAGPVDASAGTVSPVNVPGWRDFPLVARVHAATGGLPVELIGDGVAITAAEHWQGAARGHDNALCMVVSTGVGGGLVLGGQLHPGPTGNAGHIGHISVDLDGDPCPCGSRGCVERIASGPNIARRALEQGWRPGPDGDTSAAAVAAAARRGDPVAVASFERAAQALAAGIAATATLVEIDIAVIGGGVGNAGDILFTPLRKALADYATLSFVRRLTVAPAQMGTDAGLVGAAAAALARRPDATAAGV